A single region of the Podospora pseudopauciseta strain CBS 411.78 chromosome 1, whole genome shotgun sequence genome encodes:
- a CDS encoding hypothetical protein (COG:L; EggNog:ENOG503NYCZ) — translation MDPQSPPKRVTRARAAAKAVEPASKTTKIMTAAARTKTARGTLTTSSASTLNTTTSRGSLKRKSPFDDEEEEESDHEEQKPTKPSSSLAVKPTRGRGRPKKATEAPSAPVLSTSTRARGRPRKTVETIASETAARTAQPKKTATEPGPAAAKKPTTRRPATAATASTAAKSLAKPAIKKTVKFEVPEKENVVPPSRSSTQAASTTGALNKKPVRKGATATGRTARATKGATNAVSNTVSSTKDKPLPLSPKKINQLAVSRAAESDDELGMDEKVPVRRFKKAPVKPAMGATKALASSLDRRHPTENDENVPVMPTSDATLTLMLGTPAKRLPPSPWKGSMKSPPRRVDGLFAASTSQAQPEGQVSPIKCSLLQTPAKRQPLAIPIALGSVGGSQVNPSPFKFSLLSSPAKRSVVSPIKSFPPRIEEEEEECKSPAPKPTLLASPMPAVPVPVEQEARTLSDEDGDMIMGNTDEEEEDDVAVVSPEVPEFPGRLSTILPRHADPVLALETSLSEEEEEEKQEQEEVHIDDVVENNENKVDDEIEEQVEQVEQEEQEGEEEGEEEEEVELIEQENDEAVAEDDSAETILQENERVEEQSEEMAVDSADAEEPEKQARPAPKVAPVLFQFGLREKDLDPYQSEDTDSEDEAPTRQNPFSSAFTALPNTPCRRSSLRTPRAQTSQPRMSSGRSTAKRVRIDDSVGFTPLASQLNGWTAGPSPVKTNSKANSPLSVSHETDEEENTSTNEDLATPGLEPGNGFFENEMLNRSDAMDVDEEALDSSAEIETPILEDITPIEEDAALAAEANEMSLMEPEQAEANMSNSIHDDTISEASQEYGDENELPVDPNISSRATTTASPVPPVTPARTLRPREVHTVAKVPLKPADDSTPRPKPIQRAGSASRLPVSRPTDRVTRSATVISYTPTKTEFVEELEDEEEAQAKSVPPVTPAKGDIWSTLGTPARTPRRDLNPALLRGAVVFVDVHTTEGADASGIFVELLTQMGARCLKEWKWNPTNTDSKIGITHVVYKDGGKRTLEKVRQSEGVVQCVGVSWVLDCERENEWLEEGPYAIDTQIIPRGGARRRKSMEPRAMSNMNGTLIPAPVKGSTSSNSTPTNSSTTRTGNQTAPTTPASNRSSSRRASSLWVRTPEEPRISVDDIDSEDDREHKEDDDDTWGVVLTPVPKTPAPEAIARYVANISPGSDMSSVAGDDDEDEERKRQEMLTRTCPPKRATFIELGERVLNKEKDERVLMRLMAARRKSLQFAPKIGSPLAKSWR, via the exons ATGGACCcccaatcaccaccaaaacggGTCACTCGGGCGCGTGCCGCAGCCAAGGCTGTTGAGCCGGCCTCGAAGACGACAAAGATTATGACTGCTGCGGCCAGGACGAAGACGGCCCGTGGTACACTGacgacctcctcggcctcgacgctcaacaccaccacgtCGCGAGGATCTCTCAAGCGGAAGAGCCCGtttgatgacgaggaggaggaagagtcaGATCATGAAGAGCAGAAGCCCACCAAGCCATCTTCAAGTCTCGCTGTGAAGCCTACCCGAGGACGTGGCAGGCCCAAGAAGGCAACAGAGGCCCCATCAGCGCCAGTACTATCTACATCAACAAGGGCTAGGGGAAGGCCAAGGAAGACTGTCGAGACCATCGCATCCGAAACCGCTGCCAGGACAGCCCAGCCCAAGAAGACTGCCACAGAGCCCGGACCCGCTGCCGCAAAGAAGCCAACGACCCGCCGCCCTGCCACAGCTGCTACCGCGAGCACGGCTGCCAAGTCCCTCGCTAAACCAGCGATCAAGAAGACCGTCAAGTTCGAGGTACCTGAGAAGGAGAATGTTGTGCCGCCCTCGAGGAGCTCGACACAAGCTGCTAGCACAACTGGAGCCCTGAACAAGAAACCTGTTCGCAAGGGAGCTACTGCCACCGGCCGAACCGCCCGTGCTACCAAAGGAGCAACAAATGCCGTTTCCAATACAGTGAGTTCCACGAAGGATAAGCCACTTCCATTAAGTCCTAAGAAGATCAACCAGCTCGCCGTGAGCCGGGCCGCGGAATCCGACGACGAACTCGGTATGGACGAGAAGGTTCCCGTTCGACGATTCAAAAAGGCACCCGTAAAGCCCGCCATGGGCGCCACCAAggccctcgcctcctccctggACCGGAGACACCCCACGGAGAACGACGAAAACGTGCCGGTCATGCCTACCTCGGATGCCACACTCACCCTCATGCTCGGAACCCCCGCAAAACGGCTACCTCCATCACCCTGGAAAGGAAGTATGAAATCCCCTCCGCGACGCGTTGATGGTCTTTTTGCAGCCTCTACCTCTCAAGCCCAGCCTGAAGGTCAGGTATCCCCCATCAAGTGTAGCCTTTTGCAAACACCTGCCAAGCGACAGCCCCTTGCCATTCCCATTGCCTTGGGGAGTGTCGGTGGCAGCCAGGTGAACCCTTCGCCCTTCAAGTTTTCTCTGCTCTCATCCCCAGCTAAACGCTCGGTTGTCTCACCGATCAAGAGCTTCCCGCCGAGgattgaagaagaggaggaagagtgcAAGAGCCCTGCGCCGAAGCCCACGTTGCTTGCCAGCCCTATGCCAGCTGTGCCGGTCCCTGTTGAGCAGGAGGCCAGGACTCTTTcggatgaagatggtgacATGATCATGGGAAACAcagacgaagaggaagaagatgatgtcgCAGTCGTGTCACCGGAAGTCCCCGAGTTTCCCGGACGTCTCTCGACTATTCTGCCCCGACATGCAGACCCGGTTCTGGCTCTTGAGACGAGCTTgtccgaggaagaagaggaagagaagcaggagcaggaggaagtACACATCGACGATGTCGTTGAGAACAACGAGAACAAGGTCGATGACGAGATTGAGGAGCAGGTGGAGCAGgtggagcaggaggagcag gagggagaggaggagggagaggaggaggaggaagtggaaCTCATCGAACAAGAGAATGACGAAGCCGTGGCGGAGGATGACTCAGCCGAGACTATCCTGCAGGAAAATGAGCGAGTTGAGGAACAGAGTGAGGAAATGGCAGTTGACAGCGCCGATGCTGAGGAACCTGAGAAGCAGGCTAGGCCTGCTCCCAAGGTTGCGCCTGTCCTATTTCAATTTGGCCTCCGCGAGAAGGACCTGGACCCGTACCAGAGCGAGGATACAGACTCTGAGGATGAGGCTCCTACCCGACAAAACCCATTCTCGTCTGCCTTCACCGCGCTGCCCAACACTCCATGCCGTCGTTCCTCGTTGAGGACTCCTCGTGCTCAGACCAGTCAGCCTAGGATGTCGTCTGGTAGGAGCACCGCCAAGAGGGTTCGTATCGATGACAGCGTTGGATTCACACCCTTGGCTTCTCAGCTCAATGGCTGGACTGCGGGACCTAGCCCTGTGAAGACAAACAGCAAAGCCAACTCCCCATTATCAGTATCACACGAaacagatgaggaggaaaacACGTCTACAAATGAGGATCTCGCGACTCCCGGTCTGGAGCCCGGGAATGGTTTCTTTGAGAATGAGATGCTCAATCGGTCCGATGCCATGGATGTTGACGAGGAGGCGCTTGATTCCAGCGCTGAGATTGAGACTCCTATCCTCGAAGACATCACTCCCATAGAAGAGGATGCCGCCCTCGCAGCTGAAGCAAATGAGATGTCCCTCATGGAGCCCGAACAGGCTGAGGCCAACATGAGCAATTCGATTCATGACGACACCATCTCTGAGGCAAGCCAGGAATACGGAGATGAGAATGAACTGCCAGTGGATCCCAACATCTCTTCTAGAGCCACCACTACAGCCAGTCCTGTCCCTCCGGTTACTCCAGCTCGTACCCTGCGCCCACGAGAAGTTCACACCGTTGCAAAGGTGCCTCTCAAGCCGGCCGACGACTCTACTCCTCGCCCTAAGCCAATTCAGCGTGCCGGCAGCGCCTCGCGTCTCCCCGTTTCGAGACCCACAGATCGCGTAACTCGGAGCGCAACAGTTATCTCGTATACGCCCACCAAGACTGAGTTTGTTGAAGAActggaggatgaagaagaggcacAGGCCAAGTCTGTCCCACCCGTCACTCCGGCGAAGGGTGATATCTGGTCGACTCTGGGGACCCCTGCTCGCACCCCGAGACGGGATCTGAACCCAGCACTGCTCCGTGGGGCAGTCGTCTTTGTTGATGTTCACACCACTGAGGGTGCTGACGCGAGCGGCATTTTTGTTGAGCTGCTCACGCAAATGGGTGCTCGATGCCTCAAGGAGTGGAAGTGGAATCCCACCAACACGGATTCCAAGATTGGAATCACTCACGTGGTGTACAAGGATGGTGGCAAGCGTACTCTGGAAAAGGTTCGCCAAAGTGAAGGCGTGGTGCAGTGTGTTGGAGTGAGCTGGGTGTTGGA CTGCGAACGTGAGAACGAATGGCTCGAGGAGGGCCCCTACGCCATTGACACCCAGATTATTCCCCGTGGTGGTGCCCGTCGAAGGAAGAGCATGGAACCGCGCGCCATGTCCAACATGAACGGCACGCTCATTCCCGCGCCCGTGAAAGGTAGTACCTCCAGCAACTCTACGCCGACCAACTCCTCGACTACTCGCACCGGCAACCAAACTGCTCCCACGACCCCGGCCAGCAACCGGAGCAGCAGTCGCCGTGCCAGCTCCCTTTGGGTGCGCACCCCCGAGGAGCCCCGCATTTCAGTTGATGATATCGACTCGGAGGACGACAGGGAGCATAaggaagacgatgatgacaCCTGGGGCGTGGTGTTGACTCCAGTGCCCAAGACCCCTGCCCCTGAAGCCATTGCTCGCTATGTGGCCAACATCAGCCCTGGCTCAGACATGTCATCTGTTGctggtgacgatgatgaagacgaggaacGCAAAAGGCAAGAGATGCTCACGCGCACCTGTCCACCCAAAAGGGCAACATTTATCGAGCTCGGGGAGCGGGTGCTTaacaaggaaaaggatgaGAGAGTCTTGATGAGATTGATGGCTGCTCGCAGGAAGAGCTTGCAGTTTGCGCCAAAGATTGGAAGCCCATTGGCTAAATCATGGCGTTGA